Proteins encoded in a region of the Bradyrhizobium sp. CB3481 genome:
- a CDS encoding flotillin domain-containing protein, protein MSGTLVGELILWLIVAVVVIAIVVYIVNWLYHRSSKEVSFVRTGLLGERVVINGGAFVLPFIHDYTPVNMNVLPMGIVRSQHDAVITRDRMRVDIEADFYVRVQPTREAVAIAAATLGRRTLEPGQLHALLSGKFVSAIRSVAAEMTMEQMHEQRGEYVARVKAAAAEALAQNGLELESVAITDLDQTDLEYFNPSNRFDAEGLTRLMEDIEARRKLRNDIEQDSMIKIRTRNLDAERQALEIERESETARLEQERDIEMRRALQRTEVARERALRETEAEQAQIAAREAIEKARIANELAIAEARIASERETRHREIERTRAVEEKELLAREEIEKAKIANQRAVDTARIASEREVRQRDIERTRSVEEAEIMAREAVEKARIQQDRAVTDARIANEEETRRREIERSRAVEEAEIAAREATEKARIAQTTIVNVERIASDERTRSLEIAQVRTIQEAEIEAQKAVEAARIARERTLAAERISSEHATRKLEIERNQALEVAGISAREATEASRIAQEERVRSLEIARNRAVEEADIASREAIEAARIAQEKVVAAQRIRAEKETRGLEIERTEAIEAAELKRRDAIERRRVEVELALEAERIASSKTREVLNIDQKKTVEIADEERVIALAAKRSERIDADRQVKQAEINARKEVETTDVSREQALEAARLARRRAIEQLEVGRVQALQEAEIASREEVERARIASDRGLDEARIGRERDLRKLEVNREKDVETALMEKAIALYQKSLEESAAKVAAEDARVRATEAAERVVTARDSEIAKRQKTIEVLLAEKRAEETKIAADAERVRAAVEAEAQRLLNEAENVLTDQARYSLFRRKLLDRIEGIVRESVKPMEKIEGIRILQVDGLANNGGGNGGRSATDEVIDSALRYRVQAPLIDSILSDIGVEGGSLAKMPGLIREARDMQGIKDSARKAGPAKPDTPPSSPGEPPAERGPRKKG, encoded by the coding sequence ATGTCGGGGACTCTGGTTGGCGAATTGATTCTCTGGCTGATCGTCGCGGTCGTCGTGATCGCCATCGTCGTCTATATCGTGAACTGGCTGTATCACCGCTCGTCGAAGGAAGTCTCCTTCGTCCGCACCGGCCTCCTCGGCGAGCGCGTCGTGATCAACGGCGGCGCCTTCGTGCTGCCGTTCATCCACGACTACACGCCCGTCAACATGAACGTGCTGCCGATGGGCATCGTGCGCTCGCAGCATGACGCCGTGATCACCCGCGACCGCATGCGCGTCGACATCGAGGCCGACTTTTACGTCCGCGTGCAGCCAACCCGCGAGGCCGTCGCGATCGCCGCAGCCACGCTCGGCCGGCGCACGCTCGAACCGGGGCAACTGCACGCCCTGCTCTCCGGCAAGTTCGTTTCTGCGATCAGGTCGGTGGCAGCCGAGATGACCATGGAGCAGATGCACGAGCAGCGCGGCGAGTATGTCGCCCGGGTCAAAGCCGCCGCCGCCGAGGCGCTGGCGCAGAACGGCCTCGAGCTCGAATCCGTCGCCATCACCGATCTCGATCAGACGGATCTGGAATATTTCAACCCGTCGAACCGTTTTGACGCCGAAGGCCTGACGCGGCTGATGGAGGACATCGAGGCCAGGCGCAAGCTGCGCAATGACATCGAACAGGATTCGATGATCAAGATCCGCACCCGCAACCTCGATGCCGAGCGCCAGGCCTTGGAGATCGAACGCGAGAGCGAGACCGCCCGTCTCGAACAGGAGCGCGACATCGAGATGCGCCGGGCGCTGCAGCGCACGGAAGTAGCGCGGGAGCGCGCGCTCCGCGAGACCGAAGCCGAGCAGGCGCAGATCGCGGCCCGCGAAGCCATCGAGAAGGCACGCATCGCCAACGAGCTCGCCATTGCCGAGGCCCGCATTGCCTCCGAGCGCGAAACGCGGCACCGCGAGATCGAGCGCACCCGTGCGGTGGAAGAAAAGGAACTGCTGGCCCGCGAAGAAATCGAGAAGGCAAAAATCGCCAACCAGCGCGCGGTCGATACCGCCCGCATCGCCTCGGAGCGCGAAGTGCGCCAGCGCGACATCGAGCGCACACGGTCGGTCGAGGAAGCCGAGATCATGGCGCGCGAGGCGGTCGAGAAGGCACGCATCCAGCAGGATCGCGCCGTCACCGACGCCCGGATCGCCAACGAGGAGGAAACTCGCCGCCGCGAGATCGAGCGTAGCCGCGCGGTCGAGGAAGCCGAAATTGCGGCGCGCGAGGCGACCGAAAAGGCCCGTATCGCCCAGACCACGATCGTCAATGTCGAGCGGATCGCTTCCGACGAGCGCACCCGCTCGCTGGAAATTGCGCAGGTGCGCACCATTCAGGAAGCGGAGATCGAGGCGCAGAAGGCCGTCGAAGCGGCACGGATCGCCCGCGAGCGGACACTGGCCGCCGAACGCATCAGCTCCGAGCACGCCACGCGCAAGCTGGAAATCGAGCGTAACCAGGCGCTGGAAGTCGCCGGCATTTCCGCGCGTGAGGCCACGGAAGCCTCCCGCATCGCGCAGGAAGAGCGTGTTCGCTCGCTCGAAATCGCGCGCAACCGCGCCGTCGAGGAGGCCGATATCGCCTCGCGCGAAGCGATCGAAGCCGCGCGGATTGCCCAGGAGAAGGTCGTCGCCGCCCAGCGCATCCGCGCCGAGAAGGAAACCAGGGGACTCGAGATCGAGCGCACCGAAGCCATCGAGGCTGCCGAGCTCAAGCGCCGCGACGCGATCGAACGCCGCCGCGTCGAGGTCGAGCTGGCGCTGGAAGCCGAGCGCATCGCTTCGTCCAAAACGCGCGAGGTGCTCAACATCGACCAGAAGAAGACGGTCGAGATCGCCGACGAGGAGCGCGTGATCGCGCTCGCCGCAAAACGCTCCGAGCGCATCGATGCCGACCGTCAGGTCAAGCAGGCCGAGATCAACGCCCGCAAGGAAGTCGAGACGACGGATGTCTCGCGCGAGCAGGCGCTCGAAGCCGCACGGCTCGCCCGACGCCGCGCGATCGAGCAGCTCGAGGTCGGCCGCGTCCAGGCGCTGCAGGAAGCCGAGATCGCCTCCCGCGAGGAAGTCGAACGAGCCCGTATCGCCTCCGATCGCGGCCTCGACGAGGCCCGCATCGGCCGCGAGCGCGACCTGCGCAAGCTGGAGGTCAACCGCGAAAAAGATGTGGAGACGGCGCTGATGGAGAAGGCGATCGCTCTCTATCAGAAATCGCTGGAGGAATCCGCCGCCAAGGTGGCGGCCGAGGATGCGCGGGTGCGCGCGACGGAGGCCGCCGAGCGCGTCGTCACCGCCCGCGACAGTGAGATCGCCAAGCGACAGAAGACCATCGAGGTGCTGCTGGCGGAGAAGCGAGCCGAGGAAACCAAGATCGCGGCCGACGCCGAGCGTGTGCGCGCCGCGGTCGAGGCCGAGGCGCAGCGGCTGCTCAACGAAGCCGAGAACGTGCTCACCGACCAGGCGCGCTACTCGCTGTTCCGCCGCAAGCTGCTCGACCGCATCGAGGGCATCGTGCGCGAGAGCGTCAAGCCGATGGAGAAGATCGAGGGCATCCGCATTCTTCAGGTGGACGGGCTCGCAAACAACGGCGGTGGCAACGGGGGCCGCAGCGCCACCGACGAGGTGATCGATTCGGCGCTGCGCTACCGGGTGCAGGCGCCGCTGATCGACTCCATCCTGTCCGACATCGGCGTCGAGGGCGGCAGCCTCGCCAAGATGCCGGGCCTGATCCGCGAAGCGCGCGACATGCAGGGCATCAAGGATTCGGCCCGCAAGGCCGGGCCCGCCAAACCCGACACGCCTCCCTCCAGCCCCGGCGAGCCTCCCGCCGAACGCGGACCGCGCAAGAAAGGGTGA
- a CDS encoding SRPBCC family protein codes for MARVYVSTVVNARNDRVWARVRDFNGLPNWHPAIAESRIEGGEPADKIGCVRDFRLRNGDRIREKLLGLSDYDMFCTYSILESPMGVENYVATLRLTPVTDGDQTFLEWSAEFDCAPERENELVNNIGSGVFQGGFDALKRAFGG; via the coding sequence ATGGCCCGCGTCTACGTCTCCACCGTCGTCAATGCCCGCAACGACCGCGTCTGGGCGCGCGTCCGCGACTTCAACGGCCTGCCCAACTGGCATCCGGCGATTGCGGAGAGCCGGATCGAAGGCGGCGAGCCCGCCGACAAGATCGGCTGCGTGCGGGATTTTCGCCTGCGCAATGGCGACCGCATCCGCGAAAAGCTGCTCGGCCTCTCCGACTACGACATGTTCTGCACCTATTCGATCCTGGAGTCTCCGATGGGGGTGGAGAACTACGTCGCAACGCTGCGGTTGACGCCGGTGACCGACGGCGACCAGACTTTTCTGGAATGGAGCGCCGAGTTCGATTGCGCGCCGGAGCGCGAGAACGAACTCGTGAACAATATCGGCTCCGGCGTGTTCCAAGGCGGGTTCGACGCGCTCAAGCGCGCCTTTGGAGGCTAG
- a CDS encoding SRPBCC family protein: MPHIVKSTVLNAPTGAVWNVLRDFNGHDRWHPAVATSTIERAQTSDKIGCVRRFKLQDGSELREQLLALSDLEQTFSYCLLDTPIPMFNYVAHVRLLPVTDGDRTFWHWESRFTARPADAERLTQMVAEQIYQAGFDAIRRHLKETA, encoded by the coding sequence GTGCCGCATATCGTCAAAAGCACGGTTCTCAACGCGCCGACGGGCGCGGTGTGGAACGTGCTGCGCGATTTCAACGGCCATGACCGCTGGCACCCCGCGGTGGCGACCAGCACGATCGAGCGCGCGCAGACGTCCGACAAGATCGGCTGCGTACGCCGGTTCAAGCTGCAGGACGGCTCGGAGCTGCGCGAACAGTTGCTGGCGCTGTCCGATCTCGAACAGACCTTCAGCTACTGCCTGCTCGATACGCCGATCCCGATGTTCAACTATGTCGCCCATGTCCGGCTGCTGCCGGTCACGGACGGCGACCGTACTTTCTGGCACTGGGAATCCCGTTTTACGGCGCGTCCCGCGGATGCCGAGCGGCTGACGCAGATGGTCGCCGAACAGATCTACCAAGCCGGCTTCGATGCCATTCGCCGGCACCTGAAGGAGACCGCATGA
- a CDS encoding FAD binding domain-containing protein produces the protein MPVTVKTFASFGEAASALSSDRSARYLGGGTLVMRALNEGDISISTVVRATDRALSRIDVSSSRITIGAGVTFAKILAERELAFLHAPARSIGGPAVRNMGTVGGNLFAPNPYGDFTVALLALDAAVSVQGGLGARDMGIEEFLQSRERQSGALVLAVSCQRPANADAFRYRKIARIKPKGGSVITLAAHLPVSGGRVSGARIALGSMAPMQIRARAAERALEGRALDDAAISAAAAVAAEGVSPADNALGSAWYRREIVGVHLRRLLSGLE, from the coding sequence ATGCCCGTCACGGTGAAAACATTCGCAAGTTTTGGCGAAGCAGCCTCGGCATTGTCGTCCGACCGCAGCGCCCGCTATCTCGGCGGCGGCACGCTGGTCATGCGCGCGCTCAACGAGGGCGACATCTCGATCTCGACCGTGGTCCGCGCCACCGACCGGGCATTGTCTCGCATCGACGTGTCGAGCTCGCGCATCACGATCGGCGCCGGCGTCACCTTCGCCAAAATCTTGGCCGAACGCGAGCTTGCCTTTCTTCACGCGCCGGCACGCTCGATCGGCGGACCGGCCGTGCGCAACATGGGCACGGTGGGCGGCAATCTGTTTGCGCCCAATCCCTATGGCGATTTCACCGTCGCGCTGCTCGCGCTCGATGCGGCCGTCTCGGTCCAGGGCGGCCTCGGCGCCCGCGACATGGGGATCGAGGAGTTCCTGCAATCCCGCGAGCGGCAAAGCGGCGCACTGGTGCTCGCGGTCTCCTGCCAGCGTCCTGCGAACGCCGATGCCTTCCGTTATCGCAAGATCGCGCGCATCAAGCCGAAGGGCGGCTCGGTTATCACGCTGGCCGCACATCTGCCGGTCAGCGGCGGCCGCGTCTCGGGCGCGCGCATCGCGCTGGGATCGATGGCCCCGATGCAAATTCGCGCACGCGCCGCCGAGCGGGCGCTGGAAGGACGTGCGCTCGACGACGCCGCGATCAGCGCCGCCGCGGCGGTGGCCGCCGAGGGCGTGTCGCCCGCCGACAACGCTCTCGGCAGCGCGTGGTATCGCCGCGAGATCGTCGGCGTCCATCTTCGGCGCCTGCTGTCCGGCCTGGAGTAA
- a CDS encoding (2Fe-2S)-binding protein, whose product MTKTPLQFRHNGRDVALFVDGGVNLLVALREGIGDMTPKFGCGQGGCGACSVLIDGELHLSCLTLAETAAGRSVETLDGLKDGPNLHPLQRAFMEQFAAQCGYCTPGMLMAAKALLDRNPSPTRAEVIEAISGNICRCTGYEPIINAVLAAASGGRARA is encoded by the coding sequence ATGACCAAGACCCCGCTCCAGTTTCGTCATAACGGCCGCGACGTCGCCCTGTTCGTCGACGGCGGCGTCAACCTGCTGGTCGCGCTCCGTGAAGGGATCGGCGACATGACGCCGAAATTCGGCTGCGGCCAGGGCGGCTGCGGCGCCTGCAGCGTGCTGATCGATGGCGAACTGCACCTCTCCTGCCTGACGCTGGCGGAGACTGCGGCCGGGCGTTCCGTCGAAACGCTCGACGGGCTCAAGGACGGCCCCAATCTGCACCCGCTGCAGCGCGCCTTCATGGAGCAATTCGCCGCACAGTGCGGCTACTGCACGCCGGGCATGCTGATGGCCGCGAAGGCGCTGCTCGATCGCAATCCGTCGCCGACCCGCGCCGAGGTCATCGAAGCGATCTCGGGAAATATCTGCCGCTGCACCGGCTATGAACCGATCATCAACGCCGTACTCGCCGCCGCATCTGGCGGCCGGGCACGGGCGTAA
- a CDS encoding molybdopterin cofactor-binding domain-containing protein: MLELRKDIFADERDDNLKEIGKGTQRQDMLGHVTGTSTYFDDHKLQGMLHLKVLRSPHAHARLRRIDTMEAERSPGVRRIIRGADVPVNLNTLLSLINFGKDDEPSLAVDKVRYKGEPIVAIVADSPREAHEAMAKVRVDYEPLPAVFDVEDALKPGAPVVNEVYPNNTFVYHDVYDHQKLRFGDVERGFAEADHVLEQRYQMSPIEHAPTETNGSIAAPDTNGRYVVYTSTQALFFSLDTCAKILDVPSNTFHFIGGTVGGGFGGKVDTLTEPLAILGAMLTGRPVRYQLGREEEMQFGSPRGAERIYIKDGIMRDGRIIARKIRAYFDSGAYTRLSSYAVVKCAAHLPGPYTIPNVSGDIYCVFTNRTPATAMRGFGVTAMDFALECQMDKLAHLVSIDPLEFRILNAYRDGDMKAHRREAKNTALIECVQVAAEKAKWPLREEMRRMSSRKDGGGSRAAIPTTPLEPAAQRATVSQQRTTYDRAPPATIQPPPPTPAPPSPRPPAPSPSHGATRFSSVFGTRRR, translated from the coding sequence ATGCTGGAACTGCGCAAGGACATCTTCGCCGACGAGCGCGACGATAATTTGAAGGAGATCGGCAAGGGCACGCAGCGCCAGGACATGCTCGGCCATGTCACGGGCACGTCGACCTATTTCGACGACCATAAGCTGCAGGGCATGCTGCATCTCAAGGTGCTGCGCAGCCCGCACGCCCACGCCCGCCTACGCCGTATCGACACCATGGAAGCGGAACGTTCCCCCGGCGTGCGGCGCATCATTCGCGGCGCCGATGTGCCGGTCAATCTCAACACGCTGCTCAGCCTGATCAATTTCGGCAAGGACGACGAGCCGTCGCTGGCCGTCGACAAGGTGCGCTACAAGGGCGAACCGATCGTCGCGATCGTCGCCGACTCTCCGCGCGAGGCCCATGAGGCGATGGCGAAAGTGCGGGTCGACTACGAGCCGCTGCCCGCGGTATTCGACGTCGAGGACGCACTGAAGCCCGGTGCGCCCGTCGTCAACGAAGTCTACCCCAATAACACCTTCGTCTATCACGATGTCTACGATCACCAGAAGCTGCGTTTCGGCGACGTCGAGCGCGGCTTTGCCGAGGCCGATCATGTCCTCGAACAGCGCTATCAGATGTCGCCGATCGAGCATGCGCCGACCGAAACCAATGGCTCGATCGCAGCTCCCGATACCAACGGCCGCTACGTCGTCTACACCTCGACGCAGGCGCTGTTCTTCTCGCTCGACACCTGCGCAAAAATCCTCGACGTGCCCTCCAACACCTTCCATTTCATCGGCGGCACGGTCGGCGGCGGCTTTGGCGGCAAGGTCGATACGCTCACCGAGCCGCTCGCCATTCTCGGCGCGATGCTGACCGGACGGCCGGTGCGCTACCAGCTCGGCCGCGAGGAGGAGATGCAATTCGGCTCGCCGCGCGGCGCCGAGCGCATCTATATCAAGGATGGCATCATGCGTGACGGACGCATCATCGCCCGCAAGATCCGCGCCTACTTCGACAGCGGTGCCTATACCCGGCTTTCCAGCTATGCCGTCGTCAAATGCGCGGCCCACCTGCCCGGCCCCTATACGATCCCCAACGTTTCCGGCGACATCTACTGCGTGTTCACCAATCGCACACCCGCCACCGCCATGCGCGGCTTTGGTGTCACTGCGATGGACTTTGCGCTCGAATGCCAGATGGACAAGCTCGCCCATCTCGTCAGCATCGATCCCCTGGAGTTCCGCATCCTCAATGCCTATCGCGACGGCGACATGAAGGCACACCGGCGCGAGGCCAAGAACACCGCGCTGATCGAATGCGTGCAGGTTGCGGCCGAAAAAGCCAAATGGCCGCTGCGCGAGGAGATGAGGCGCATGTCCTCGCGCAAGGACGGCGGCGGCAGCCGGGCGGCAATACCCACGACGCCGCTCGAACCCGCCGCACAACGCGCCACAGTTTCGCAGCAGCGTACCACCTACGATCGCGCGCCACCTGCCACGATCCAACCACCACCGCCCACACCGGCGCCGCCTTCCCCGCGGCCGCCGGCTCCGTCGCCGTCGCATGGCGCCACCCGTTTCTCCTCCGTCTTCGGCACCAGGAGGCGCTGA
- a CDS encoding molybdopterin cofactor-binding domain-containing protein, with protein MTKHRGRGIASINYPIGMNLGGDPSQALVHSNPSGKFAVSLSSIDLGQGMKSVTRQICAETLGVPVEDVYVDTADSDTGPHCMGSFASRGTHRVGNAVMAAAKEARGVMMEAAAEELEVNAADLETDGRGNIHVKGAPHRSISTKDVAIAAQFKQGKTISGRGIFLVPLSEVNPETGEMSPATCYAHACLVAEVEVDDETGEVAMVRMDSAYELGRALNPRLVEQQLVGGAWMGISHALFETPEPYYPNPDHGPRDFVEYLMPGPGDICPHDIAVLERPAADGPFGAKGPGEMCANPVLPAVANAIFNAVGVRMDELPITPEKVLRAIKAQGGARPQARR; from the coding sequence ATGACAAAGCATCGCGGACGCGGCATCGCCTCGATCAACTACCCCATCGGCATGAATCTCGGCGGCGACCCCAGCCAGGCATTGGTGCATTCCAATCCCAGCGGCAAATTCGCGGTGTCGCTGTCGTCGATCGACCTCGGCCAGGGCATGAAATCGGTGACACGGCAGATCTGCGCGGAGACGCTCGGCGTGCCGGTCGAGGACGTCTATGTCGACACCGCCGATTCCGACACCGGCCCGCATTGCATGGGCTCGTTCGCCTCGCGCGGCACGCATCGCGTCGGTAACGCGGTGATGGCGGCCGCGAAAGAGGCTCGCGGTGTCATGATGGAGGCTGCCGCCGAGGAATTGGAGGTCAACGCCGCCGATCTCGAGACCGACGGGCGCGGCAATATCCACGTCAAGGGTGCGCCGCACCGTTCCATCTCTACCAAAGATGTCGCCATCGCCGCGCAGTTCAAGCAAGGCAAGACCATATCGGGGCGCGGCATCTTTCTGGTGCCGTTGTCCGAGGTCAATCCCGAGACCGGCGAGATGTCACCGGCGACCTGCTATGCGCACGCCTGCCTCGTCGCCGAGGTCGAGGTTGACGATGAGACCGGCGAGGTCGCGATGGTGCGCATGGACAGCGCGTATGAACTCGGCCGCGCGCTCAATCCGCGCTTGGTGGAGCAGCAGCTCGTCGGCGGCGCCTGGATGGGGATCAGCCACGCGCTGTTCGAAACACCCGAGCCTTATTATCCAAATCCCGATCACGGCCCGCGCGACTTCGTCGAATATCTGATGCCCGGCCCCGGCGACATCTGCCCGCACGATATCGCGGTGCTGGAACGCCCCGCCGCCGACGGCCCGTTCGGCGCCAAGGGCCCCGGCGAGATGTGCGCCAACCCGGTGCTGCCGGCGGTCGCCAACGCGATCTTCAATGCGGTCGGCGTGCGGATGGACGAACTGCCGATCACGCCCGAAAAAGTTTTGCGCGCGATCAAGGCCCAGGGCGGCGCCCGGCCGCAGGCGAGGCGCTGA
- a CDS encoding MoxR family ATPase yields the protein MTVRGNIVGIDSPEALERALRTAYYLADEGLATAAYLGLALGKPLLLEGAPGVGKTEAAKAIAAVLGRRLIRLQCYEGIDASAALYEWNYPRQMLAIRQAGEESIDIYGETFLIERPMLAALRAPDSTVLLIDEIDRADQEFEAFLLEFLSDFQISIPERGTVRAAERPVVVLTSNRTRDLHEALRRRCVYHWIDYPTAEREARIVMMRASSVAESTARAVVAAVGKLRREPLSKAPGIAEAVDWAEAATLLHARGARWPDAFKRSIGVALKDEEDLTFISGRLDALIAEAAA from the coding sequence ATGACGGTCCGCGGCAACATCGTCGGCATCGACAGTCCCGAGGCGCTCGAACGCGCGTTGCGGACGGCGTATTATCTTGCCGACGAAGGCCTCGCGACGGCGGCCTATCTGGGGCTGGCGCTCGGCAAACCGTTGCTGCTGGAGGGCGCGCCCGGTGTCGGCAAGACCGAAGCGGCCAAGGCCATCGCCGCCGTGCTCGGCCGCCGCCTGATCCGCCTGCAATGTTATGAAGGCATCGATGCATCCGCCGCGCTCTACGAGTGGAACTATCCGCGCCAGATGCTCGCGATCCGCCAGGCCGGCGAGGAAAGCATCGACATCTATGGCGAGACGTTCCTGATCGAACGTCCGATGCTCGCCGCCTTGCGCGCGCCCGACTCCACCGTGCTCCTGATCGATGAAATCGACCGCGCCGACCAGGAGTTCGAGGCGTTCCTGCTCGAATTCCTCTCCGATTTCCAGATCTCGATTCCCGAACGCGGCACGGTCCGCGCGGCCGAGCGCCCTGTCGTCGTGCTCACCTCGAACCGCACCCGCGACCTGCACGAGGCGCTGCGCCGCCGCTGCGTCTATCACTGGATCGATTACCCCACTGCCGAGCGCGAGGCGCGCATCGTGATGATGCGGGCCTCCAGCGTCGCCGAATCCACTGCACGGGCCGTCGTTGCCGCCGTCGGCAAGCTGCGGCGCGAGCCGCTGAGCAAGGCGCCCGGCATTGCGGAAGCCGTGGACTGGGCCGAAGCGGCAACGCTATTGCACGCGCGCGGCGCGCGCTGGCCCGATGCCTTCAAGCGCTCGATCGGCGTCGCGCTCAAGGACGAGGAGGATCTCACCTTCATCTCCGGCCGGCTCGATGCCCTGATCGCGGAGGCTGCTGCGTGA